From Leptolyngbya iicbica LK, a single genomic window includes:
- a CDS encoding CapA family protein — translation MVNATVNSSADSLSTKVLAAAGQFRAIALWLNEPLIPEGIYAQVSQDKRPGCIQITLEFERTPLQKPLTQYVCHLIWQLNSPLIEGIHLTARPIGGRKLLWQQRIRVMTPALRERLKREQGAGATSAMIPPTLVQRTASTPNIPGFGWPVLADQIKTMRAFMLTGSAVAAFVFGCMVEVVMSGRTEPSLPFQTRAETEAGDRLLPAGREARNKGAEPQLPTFTPNGTHTVLADHAAPDQATSHATTVATSVAYKVEPERDRPNVVNAALEPVGVLKHDRLELPQDPTITLLFGGDVDLDGLPYDQLAYEGQLLAGLPNYRQADIAMVNLQDPLASSATSLEEEWLERQRPDAINLLKEGGVDLVNLTGKQALAFGEQGLAETLDTLDRNGVFRVGAGRGQREARRPEIVDVKGQRIAYLSYDRDFTLAADETLGGVNAVTMKEIVADIQAIRDEVDWLVVSYRWSTEPPATPAESQTNLARLAIDQGADLVVGQHPHQLQGAELYKGRPIAYSLGDFVYTQATENPTAETAVLQVAIRAGQMKVDLIPVKVENGQPQKVSGAEGDRILQKIYAASQEFREPMPPSVVLDVRPTGAGAAPVTPDGDGFTVDEPLETTPQFAPEPEPTGEAEVAPPDAFDETAPVEPAPTFEAEDELDIEIEEFSDDLLQEWGPKDSPNTIYEPESRLPSEFKQPVEKPQPSTPTDIDKLELQEVEISNPAPDDKPAAQPKSLESPPAIAPAAPPPAPKDAIGPYSEPLVGPMSSLPEITPEMKLMQHKPMDTDVNAGLPQTRVYEPLSHDDEPGDTVNIDAIQMDEIAQSDPSSSL, via the coding sequence ATGGTTAACGCTACTGTCAATTCATCGGCTGATAGTCTGTCCACCAAGGTGTTGGCGGCTGCTGGGCAGTTTCGGGCGATCGCCCTCTGGCTCAATGAGCCGCTCATTCCCGAAGGCATTTATGCCCAGGTGAGCCAAGACAAACGGCCTGGTTGCATTCAAATCACGCTTGAGTTTGAGCGCACCCCCCTGCAAAAACCGCTGACTCAATATGTTTGTCACCTCATCTGGCAGCTCAATTCACCCCTGATTGAAGGCATTCATCTAACCGCGCGACCGATTGGTGGGCGCAAGCTGCTTTGGCAGCAGCGCATTCGGGTCATGACACCGGCGTTGAGAGAGCGTCTGAAGCGTGAACAAGGCGCGGGAGCAACTTCCGCGATGATTCCCCCGACTTTAGTGCAGCGGACCGCTTCTACTCCCAATATTCCAGGCTTTGGCTGGCCGGTACTGGCTGACCAAATTAAGACGATGCGTGCCTTTATGCTGACGGGGTCAGCCGTCGCCGCGTTCGTTTTTGGCTGCATGGTCGAAGTCGTGATGTCGGGTCGGACCGAGCCGTCGCTGCCCTTCCAAACTCGGGCGGAGACGGAGGCGGGCGATCGCCTCCTGCCTGCTGGTCGCGAGGCCCGCAACAAAGGGGCCGAACCGCAGCTGCCCACCTTTACCCCTAACGGTACCCATACGGTGCTGGCTGACCATGCTGCCCCTGATCAGGCGACCAGCCATGCCACCACCGTCGCGACGTCGGTGGCCTATAAAGTTGAGCCCGAGCGCGATCGCCCCAATGTCGTCAATGCCGCCTTGGAACCCGTGGGCGTGCTGAAGCATGATCGCCTAGAGCTGCCTCAAGATCCCACCATTACGCTGCTGTTTGGCGGCGATGTCGATTTAGACGGCTTGCCCTATGACCAGCTGGCCTATGAAGGTCAATTATTGGCGGGCTTGCCCAACTATCGCCAGGCGGACATTGCCATGGTCAATCTACAAGATCCCCTGGCGAGTTCAGCCACTTCGCTCGAAGAAGAATGGTTAGAACGGCAGCGTCCCGATGCCATTAATCTGCTCAAAGAGGGCGGCGTTGATTTGGTTAACCTGACAGGCAAACAAGCGCTTGCCTTTGGGGAGCAAGGATTAGCCGAAACCCTCGATACTCTTGATCGCAACGGTGTCTTTCGTGTCGGTGCCGGACGCGGCCAGCGAGAAGCCCGTCGCCCCGAAATTGTGGACGTCAAGGGACAGCGGATCGCTTATCTGAGCTACGACCGTGACTTTACTTTGGCGGCTGATGAAACCCTCGGCGGCGTTAATGCCGTCACCATGAAAGAAATCGTGGCGGATATTCAGGCCATTCGAGATGAGGTGGACTGGTTGGTGGTGAGCTATCGCTGGTCAACGGAGCCACCCGCGACCCCCGCCGAATCCCAAACGAACTTGGCTAGATTAGCCATTGATCAGGGCGCTGATTTGGTTGTCGGTCAACATCCCCACCAGTTGCAAGGTGCGGAACTGTATAAAGGTCGCCCCATTGCCTATTCCCTCGGCGATTTTGTCTACACCCAGGCCACCGAAAACCCCACAGCGGAAACCGCCGTGTTGCAAGTGGCGATTCGCGCGGGACAAATGAAAGTCGATTTGATTCCCGTCAAGGTGGAAAATGGGCAGCCGCAAAAAGTGAGTGGCGCTGAGGGCGATCGCATCCTGCAAAAAATTTACGCCGCTTCCCAAGAATTTCGAGAGCCCATGCCACCGTCAGTCGTGCTGGACGTGCGGCCCACTGGCGCGGGTGCGGCACCTGTGACGCCCGATGGCGATGGCTTCACGGTTGATGAACCCCTCGAAACGACCCCTCAGTTCGCCCCCGAGCCCGAGCCCACGGGTGAAGCAGAGGTCGCGCCACCGGACGCCTTCGATGAGACGGCCCCCGTCGAGCCTGCCCCCACCTTCGAGGCGGAAGACGAGCTGGACATCGAAATTGAAGAATTTTCCGACGACTTGCTGCAAGAGTGGGGACCCAAAGATAGTCCCAACACAATTTACGAGCCGGAGTCTCGCCTGCCCAGTGAATTCAAACAACCGGTCGAAAAGCCTCAGCCGTCCACTCCGACCGATATTGACAAGCTAGAGCTGCAGGAAGTCGAAATTTCGAACCCTGCCCCTGACGATAAACCGGCAGCCCAGCCCAAGTCGTTGGAATCGCCTCCCGCGATCGCGCCTGCCGCTCCTCCGCCTGCCCCAAAAGATGCCATCGGTCCCTATAGCGAGCCCTTAGTTGGCCCCATGAGTTCTTTGCCGGAGATTACCCCCGAGATGAAACTAATGCAGCATAAGCCGATGGACACCGATGTCAATGCGGGGCTGCCCCAAACCCGCGTTTATGAGCCCCTGAGTCATGACGATGAGCCAGGCGATACGGTGAACATCGACGCTATACAAATGGACGAGATCGCCCAATCGGATCCCTCCTCTTCTCTGTAA
- a CDS encoding alkaline phosphatase family protein, which produces MPTPRLIIIGLDCMEPSLVFDRWREDLPNLQRLMAQGSYGRFESSIPAITVPAWSCMMTGRDPGELGIYGFRNRRDRGYHSMGISDGSAVKFPRLWDWLGDAGWQVAALGVPGTSPPYPVNGSLVSCFLTPSTEVPFTHPPELGDQIRNWMPDFMMDVPNFRSDDKARILDNLFKLCDQRFTLAEKLIAQDQPDFLMLVDMGVDRIHHAFWKPMDPRHPQYEPDSPFANAIHDYYVHVDQRIGELLRVCDDDTAVLVVSDHGAQPLMGGICINEWLIKNGYLTLNEFPPEPVPLNEVSVDWSQTKVWGAGGYYARIFLNVKGREPEGTVAMTDYEPLREELTAKLSQLTTPTGDPLNVKVFRPQEIYQKVRGRAPDLIVYFDDLAWRSVGSVGTGDLYTVENDTGPDDANHAPFGLMIFHDPRSPQHGQVLEGAQLYDIVPTLLHRYGLEAPKDLRGKILNL; this is translated from the coding sequence ATGCCAACGCCCCGCCTCATCATCATCGGACTGGACTGTATGGAACCCTCGCTGGTGTTCGATCGCTGGCGGGAGGATTTGCCCAACCTGCAGCGATTGATGGCTCAGGGCAGCTATGGTCGCTTTGAAAGCAGCATTCCCGCGATTACCGTGCCCGCCTGGAGCTGCATGATGACGGGGCGGGATCCAGGCGAGCTGGGGATTTATGGGTTTCGCAATCGGCGCGATCGCGGTTACCACAGCATGGGCATTTCCGACGGTAGTGCAGTAAAGTTTCCTCGCTTGTGGGACTGGCTCGGTGACGCCGGCTGGCAAGTGGCCGCCTTGGGCGTGCCCGGCACCTCACCGCCCTATCCGGTGAATGGTAGCCTCGTCTCCTGCTTTTTGACCCCCAGCACCGAGGTGCCCTTTACCCACCCGCCCGAACTCGGCGACCAAATCCGCAATTGGATGCCCGATTTCATGATGGATGTGCCCAACTTTCGCTCGGATGACAAAGCGCGCATTTTAGACAATCTGTTTAAGCTGTGCGACCAACGCTTTACCCTGGCGGAAAAGTTGATTGCCCAAGACCAACCCGACTTCCTCATGCTGGTGGATATGGGGGTCGATCGCATTCACCACGCCTTTTGGAAACCGATGGATCCGCGCCATCCGCAATATGAACCGGACTCTCCCTTTGCCAACGCAATCCATGACTATTACGTCCACGTTGATCAGCGCATTGGGGAATTGCTGCGGGTCTGTGACGACGATACTGCGGTGCTAGTGGTCTCAGACCATGGCGCGCAACCTTTGATGGGCGGGATTTGCATTAACGAATGGTTGATCAAAAACGGCTATCTCACCCTTAACGAGTTCCCCCCTGAGCCCGTGCCCTTAAATGAAGTGTCGGTGGACTGGAGCCAGACTAAGGTCTGGGGCGCCGGTGGCTACTATGCCCGCATTTTTCTCAATGTCAAGGGGCGCGAACCCGAGGGCACCGTTGCCATGACTGATTACGAGCCGCTACGGGAAGAACTCACCGCTAAACTATCCCAACTGACGACTCCGACCGGCGACCCCTTGAATGTCAAGGTATTTCGGCCCCAAGAGATTTACCAAAAAGTGCGGGGTCGAGCGCCTGATCTGATTGTGTATTTTGATGATTTGGCGTGGCGATCGGTCGGTAGTGTCGGCACGGGCGACCTTTATACCGTGGAAAACGACACGGGGCCAGACGATGCGAATCATGCACCCTTTGGGTTGATGATTTTCCATGATCCGCGATCGCCCCAACATGGACAGGTTCTGGAAGGTGCTCAGCTGTACGACATTGTGCCGACCCTGCTGCACCGCTACGGCTTAGAAGCGCCCAAAGATTTGCGCGGTAAGATTCTGAATCTTTAG
- a CDS encoding gas vesicle protein yields MTGQSLSRSSSANRQMATATQGSTLVDVLERVLDKGIVIAGDISVSVGSTELLTIRIRLLVASVDKAREMGINWWENDPYLSARSQELLTANEQLQSRIESLEQELKSLRSQED; encoded by the coding sequence ATGACTGGCCAATCTTTATCGCGTTCTTCAAGTGCCAATCGCCAAATGGCCACCGCGACCCAAGGTTCCACTTTGGTCGATGTTTTAGAACGAGTACTAGACAAGGGCATTGTCATTGCAGGCGACATTTCCGTCTCGGTCGGTTCGACAGAACTGCTCACCATTCGCATTCGTTTGCTGGTCGCATCAGTCGATAAGGCACGTGAAATGGGCATCAACTGGTGGGAAAACGATCCGTATCTGAGTGCGAGATCGCAGGAACTCTTGACCGCCAATGAACAACTGCAATCCCGCATCGAAAGCTTGGAACAAGAGCTGAAATCATTGCGATCGCAAGAAGACTGA
- the gvpN gene encoding gas vesicle protein GvpN, which translates to MSTVLQARPRNFVSTPAVERIARRALRYLQSGYSVHLRGPAGTGKTTLALHLADLLSRPIMLVFGDDEFKTSDLIGNQSGYTRKKVVDNYIHSVVKVEDELRHNWVDSRLTLACREGFTLVYDEFNRSRPEVNNVLLSALEEKLLVLPPSGHRPEYLRVNPHFRAIFTSNPEEYAGVHGTQDALLDRLITIHMPEPDELTQQQILIQKVGIEPADALMIVRLVKAFKSQMGNHSATSLRPSLMIANICHEHGVAMMTEDADFRDVCSDVLLSRVTNELSPATHTLWDLFNELTASADVLGPESNSTDVSPQPEADKPVETKGSKGKSTTKSKAKESAKASEEADEAGDDSASAPELDEIESSILTFLTARESASLSEIESELSLTRFKAVDALRSLVEAGYLQKQNGAGKPAIYGLVPEES; encoded by the coding sequence GTGAGCACCGTCCTACAAGCCCGCCCCCGCAACTTTGTCAGTACCCCCGCCGTCGAACGCATTGCCCGCCGTGCCCTGCGGTATCTCCAATCTGGGTATTCGGTACACCTGCGCGGCCCTGCCGGTACTGGCAAAACGACCCTCGCCCTGCACCTCGCTGATCTGTTAAGTCGGCCCATCATGCTGGTGTTTGGTGACGATGAGTTCAAGACCTCAGATTTGATTGGCAATCAGTCTGGCTATACCCGCAAAAAGGTCGTCGACAACTATATCCACAGTGTCGTGAAAGTTGAAGATGAACTGCGACACAACTGGGTCGATTCGCGCTTAACCTTAGCCTGCCGAGAAGGGTTCACTCTGGTGTATGACGAGTTCAACCGCTCGCGTCCCGAGGTCAACAACGTTTTACTCTCGGCCCTAGAAGAAAAATTGCTGGTGCTGCCCCCGAGCGGTCATCGACCAGAATATTTGCGGGTCAATCCCCATTTTCGGGCAATTTTCACCTCTAACCCCGAAGAGTATGCGGGGGTGCACGGCACTCAAGATGCCCTGCTGGATCGTTTGATTACCATCCACATGCCCGAACCTGACGAGCTCACTCAGCAGCAAATTCTGATCCAAAAAGTTGGGATTGAACCAGCTGATGCGCTGATGATCGTACGCTTGGTCAAAGCGTTTAAATCCCAAATGGGGAACCACAGCGCAACGAGCCTGCGACCTAGCTTGATGATCGCCAATATTTGCCATGAGCATGGCGTCGCGATGATGACGGAAGATGCTGATTTTCGAGACGTCTGTAGTGATGTTCTGCTATCTCGCGTCACCAATGAACTGTCGCCGGCAACCCATACTTTATGGGATTTATTTAATGAGTTAACTGCCAGCGCAGACGTGTTGGGCCCAGAGAGTAACAGCACTGATGTCAGCCCCCAACCCGAGGCAGATAAGCCAGTCGAGACGAAGGGCTCTAAGGGCAAATCTACGACAAAAAGTAAGGCTAAAGAATCGGCTAAGGCTTCAGAGGAGGCTGATGAGGCTGGTGATGATAGTGCCTCAGCCCCAGAACTCGACGAAATCGAGTCCAGCATTTTGACCTTTTTGACCGCGAGGGAATCGGCCTCTTTGTCAGAAATTGAGTCGGAACTTTCTTTGACGCGGTTTAAAGCAGTCGATGCTTTGCGATCTCTGGTCGAGGCCGGTTACTTACAAAAACAAAACGGTGCGGGCAAACCAGCGATTTATGGTTTAGTGCCAGAGGAGTCCTAG
- the gvpA gene encoding gas vesicle structural protein GvpA: MAVEKVNSSSSLAEVVDRILDKGIVVDAWVRVSLVGIELLAIEARVVIASVETYLKYAEAVGLTAQAAVPAS; this comes from the coding sequence ATGGCTGTTGAAAAAGTAAACTCTTCGTCCAGCTTGGCAGAAGTTGTTGATCGGATTCTCGACAAAGGTATCGTAGTTGATGCTTGGGTTCGCGTATCGCTCGTTGGTATTGAGCTGCTAGCCATTGAAGCTCGCGTTGTCATCGCCTCTGTCGAGACCTATTTGAAGTATGCCGAAGCAGTTGGTTTGACGGCTCAAGCTGCCGTTCCTGCCTCCTAG
- a CDS encoding DUF4079 domain-containing protein, with the protein MNTTDILRLVHPAIAVFYVFPLIGIATYFALQTRQRRLAASTKQKSKIPPVVGAEHVKIGRWLAASVVGIALLGMAHPLIKTLIRTNAFADNLFQVFFIAAMYAFTVATLVLLYRAKKPVWRAGFATLSSMGLIILGCQDGIFRRTNEWFMSHYYYGIVAAVLMIVSVAILPEIYRSKAWRNSHIALNMVALLLFVGMGITGTRDLLEIPLSWQEPVVYQCDFANKTCE; encoded by the coding sequence ATGAATACTACCGACATTTTGCGGCTCGTCCACCCGGCGATCGCCGTTTTCTACGTTTTCCCTCTGATTGGGATTGCGACCTACTTTGCCTTACAAACTCGCCAACGCCGCTTGGCCGCATCCACTAAACAGAAATCCAAAATCCCCCCAGTTGTTGGGGCGGAACACGTCAAGATCGGTCGCTGGCTTGCTGCCTCGGTGGTGGGCATTGCCCTCCTCGGCATGGCCCATCCCCTCATCAAAACCCTGATTCGCACGAATGCCTTTGCCGATAACTTATTTCAGGTCTTTTTTATCGCTGCCATGTATGCCTTTACGGTGGCAACTTTGGTATTGCTGTATCGCGCTAAAAAGCCTGTTTGGCGTGCTGGCTTTGCCACCCTCTCCAGCATGGGGTTGATTATTTTAGGCTGTCAGGACGGCATCTTTCGTCGCACGAACGAATGGTTCATGTCTCATTACTACTACGGCATTGTGGCGGCTGTGTTGATGATTGTATCGGTTGCCATCTTGCCCGAGATTTATCGCTCTAAAGCTTGGCGCAACAGTCACATTGCCTTGAATATGGTCGCTCTCTTACTCTTTGTGGGCATGGGCATTACGGGAACCCGTGACCTGTTAGAAATTCCACTCTCCTGGCAGGAACCCGTCGTTTATCAGTGCGACTTTGCAAACAAAACCTGTGAGTAG
- a CDS encoding UPF0182 family protein — MLEKRLRYWAGWPWLIGIGGGLLLAQVIAYFWAEGLWFQDAGYSDVFVLRVRSQVLLGGLATGLSGLVLWGNLALANRLPTPITSGHSHRERERSRQTGIGLFPLLLLTGGLTLILGIQMLYLGRVVTSYWDLSSSVYNPAPPLPLWAKPEAIGAVLVQLVTYPWLLAALLAVVIAFIFLPQICTAIAAVFASFALGLALSEQWTKVLTAINPVPFDAVDPLFGNDIGYYVFRLPFLEVAEFWFISLMFFTLVSVTLIYLLSGNSLSNGRFPGFTSPQQRHLYGLSGLLLLATSLNHWLGRFEILYSPQGVVYGASYTDVRVGLPVYTALSIISLILGMGMLWRSLFWTVGLRDLIAWAGEIAHRQHATLPPVTQRPLTTRPLIWGLAVYMVLAILGGLVVPRLVQQIVVQPNELQRERPYIERAIAQTRQAFDLADINVQPFDPQDNLTADTLEDNRLTLDNVRLWDTRPLLQSNRQLQQIRLYYEFADADVDRYSLIQDDSSTTLRQVLISARELNFERVPEVAQTWVNEHLVYTHGYGFTMSPVNTADDDGLPTYFIRDIDHTPSDEAVRRSIPVGAPRIYFGELTNTYVMVDTQVQELDFPSGDDNAYNTYSGNRGISLANPLTRLLFAWHLKDWQMLFTEDFTDATRLLYRRPISDRVQTIAPFLRFDSDPYLVVADIGNDSETWGTNASAAGMTPPDQPNYLYWVIDAYTTSDRFPYSDPLENDFNYIRNSVKVVIDAYSGAIRFYMTDADDPIIQTWSRLLPGMFVPIADMPPALFAHVRYPQDYFQVQSNQLMTYHMTDPQVFYNREDQWRAPNEIYANEAQEVQPYYLIMRLPDQAEEDFIQLRPFTPAQRNNLVAWLAASSTGDRYGEMLLYRFPKQVLVFGPEQIEARINQDPAISQRISLWNTQGSRAIQGNLLVIPIERSLLYVEPLYLEAEQNSLPILARVILVYGNRIAMAETLPDALDAIFNRERETAAPVIRDLEADSQGIDTIVPGLLDEPTGADAEAGDSEVETQ, encoded by the coding sequence ATGTTAGAAAAACGACTCCGGTATTGGGCGGGCTGGCCGTGGCTCATTGGCATCGGCGGCGGGCTGCTGTTAGCGCAAGTCATCGCCTATTTTTGGGCTGAGGGGCTGTGGTTTCAAGATGCAGGCTACAGCGATGTGTTTGTGCTGCGGGTGCGGAGTCAAGTGTTGCTGGGGGGGCTGGCGACTGGCCTAAGTGGGCTGGTGCTTTGGGGCAATTTGGCGTTAGCGAATCGGTTGCCCACACCCATTACCAGCGGCCACTCGCATCGCGAACGGGAGCGATCGCGCCAAACGGGTATCGGCCTGTTTCCCCTGCTGCTACTGACGGGTGGCCTGACCCTGATCCTGGGCATTCAAATGCTGTATTTGGGGCGCGTCGTCACCAGCTATTGGGATCTCAGCTCCTCGGTTTACAATCCTGCGCCGCCGCTGCCGCTGTGGGCTAAACCGGAGGCGATCGGCGCGGTGCTAGTGCAGTTAGTGACTTATCCCTGGCTGTTGGCGGCGCTGTTGGCGGTGGTGATAGCCTTCATCTTTTTGCCGCAAATCTGCACGGCGATCGCGGCCGTCTTTGCCAGTTTTGCCCTCGGCCTCGCCCTCTCTGAACAGTGGACAAAGGTCTTGACGGCCATCAATCCCGTTCCCTTTGACGCGGTTGATCCCCTCTTTGGTAATGACATCGGCTATTACGTGTTTCGACTGCCCTTTTTAGAAGTGGCGGAATTCTGGTTCATCAGCCTGATGTTCTTCACGCTGGTCAGCGTTACGCTGATTTATCTACTGTCAGGCAATAGCCTCAGTAATGGTCGCTTTCCCGGTTTTACCTCGCCTCAACAGCGGCACTTATATGGCTTGAGTGGCTTGCTGCTATTAGCCACCAGTTTGAACCATTGGCTGGGCCGGTTCGAGATTCTCTACTCTCCTCAGGGGGTAGTGTATGGCGCGAGCTACACCGATGTGCGGGTCGGGTTACCCGTCTACACTGCGCTCAGCATCATTTCCCTCATCTTGGGGATGGGGATGCTGTGGCGATCGCTCTTTTGGACAGTGGGTCTGCGTGATCTCATCGCTTGGGCTGGCGAGATTGCCCATCGCCAACACGCAACGTTGCCGCCGGTGACTCAACGGCCACTGACAACGCGCCCGCTAATTTGGGGCTTGGCTGTTTACATGGTGCTGGCTATTCTTGGGGGCTTGGTGGTGCCGCGCCTCGTGCAGCAAATTGTGGTGCAACCGAATGAATTGCAACGGGAGCGGCCGTACATTGAGCGGGCGATCGCGCAAACCCGCCAAGCCTTTGACCTGGCCGACATCAACGTGCAGCCCTTTGACCCCCAGGATAATCTCACCGCCGACACCCTCGAAGATAACCGCCTCACCCTCGACAATGTGCGTCTGTGGGATACCCGCCCCCTGCTGCAAAGTAACCGTCAGCTCCAACAGATTCGCCTTTACTATGAATTTGCGGATGCGGATGTCGATCGCTACTCCCTCATCCAAGACGACAGTTCTACAACCCTGCGGCAGGTTTTGATTTCCGCCCGTGAGTTGAACTTTGAGCGGGTGCCCGAAGTGGCCCAAACCTGGGTCAACGAACACCTGGTCTACACCCACGGCTACGGCTTCACTATGAGCCCCGTCAACACCGCCGATGATGACGGTCTGCCCACCTACTTTATTCGCGACATCGACCATACTCCCAGCGACGAAGCCGTGCGCCGCAGCATTCCCGTCGGGGCACCCCGCATTTACTTTGGCGAATTGACCAATACCTACGTCATGGTCGATACCCAGGTGCAAGAGCTGGATTTTCCCAGTGGTGACGACAACGCTTACAACACTTACAGCGGTAATCGCGGCATTTCTCTGGCGAATCCGCTCACCCGCTTGCTCTTTGCGTGGCATCTCAAAGACTGGCAGATGCTCTTTACCGAAGACTTTACGGACGCGACACGATTGCTCTATCGTCGCCCCATCAGCGATCGCGTGCAGACCATTGCCCCCTTTCTGCGCTTTGACTCCGATCCTTACCTCGTCGTGGCAGATATTGGGAATGACAGTGAAACCTGGGGCACCAACGCTTCCGCTGCGGGCATGACGCCTCCCGACCAGCCCAACTATTTGTACTGGGTGATTGATGCCTACACCACCAGCGATCGCTTTCCCTACTCTGATCCGCTGGAAAACGACTTCAATTACATTCGCAATTCAGTGAAAGTCGTCATCGACGCCTACAGCGGTGCGATTCGGTTTTACATGACCGATGCCGACGACCCCATCATTCAAACCTGGAGTCGGCTGCTGCCCGGCATGTTTGTCCCCATTGCCGACATGCCCCCGGCGCTCTTCGCTCACGTGCGCTATCCCCAGGATTACTTTCAGGTACAGTCCAATCAGTTGATGACGTACCACATGACCGACCCGCAGGTGTTTTACAACCGGGAAGATCAGTGGCGTGCGCCCAACGAAATTTACGCCAACGAAGCCCAAGAGGTGCAGCCCTATTACCTGATCATGCGGTTGCCCGATCAAGCGGAAGAAGATTTCATTCAACTGCGACCCTTTACCCCCGCCCAGCGGAATAACCTGGTGGCGTGGCTGGCCGCGAGTTCGACGGGCGATCGCTATGGCGAAATGCTGCTCTACCGCTTCCCCAAACAAGTGCTCGTCTTTGGGCCAGAGCAAATCGAGGCCCGCATCAACCAAGATCCCGCCATTTCCCAACGAATTTCCCTGTGGAATACTCAGGGATCGCGGGCGATTCAGGGCAACTTGTTAGTCATTCCGATCGAGCGATCGCTGCTCTACGTTGAGCCCTTGTATTTGGAGGCGGAACAGAATAGCCTGCCCATCTTGGCTCGCGTCATTTTGGTCTATGGCAACCGCATCGCCATGGCCGAAACGCTGCCCGACGCCCTCGACGCCATCTTCAATCGAGAACGAGAAACTGCCGCGCCAGTCATTCGCGACCTGGAAGCGGACAGTCAGGGCATTGACACGATCGTGCCTGGCCTGCTCGATGAGCCCACCGGGGCTGATGCTGAGGCTGGCGACAGTGAGGTCGAAACCCAGTAA
- a CDS encoding EamA family transporter yields the protein MSTSLSGLLLALLSMLTLGISTYLYKQSTAAIGPTNTTFFYYLFSLLIAIAVWLAFGEKQPFDKTALLWPALLAAFLFTSVWAFNYAVNAIDVSVAATLRSLSFLVTIALAVSISHESLAAKDWVAAALAAIAIILFGINPQR from the coding sequence ATGTCCACAAGTTTAAGCGGCTTATTGCTCGCGCTATTGTCAATGCTGACCTTAGGCATCAGCACCTATCTCTACAAGCAAAGTACAGCGGCGATTGGGCCGACGAATACAACATTTTTCTACTACTTGTTCAGCCTGCTCATCGCGATCGCCGTTTGGCTCGCGTTTGGCGAAAAACAACCGTTTGATAAAACGGCGCTCCTCTGGCCGGCCTTGCTCGCGGCGTTTTTGTTCACCAGCGTGTGGGCCTTTAACTACGCGGTGAATGCCATTGATGTCTCGGTGGCGGCGACGCTGCGGAGCCTGAGCTTTTTGGTCACCATTGCATTAGCCGTCAGCATTTCCCACGAGAGTTTGGCCGCAAAAGATTGGGTGGCAGCGGCTTTGGCCGCGATCGCGATTATTCTCTTCGGGATCAATCCTCAACGATGA